The following proteins are encoded in a genomic region of Triticum dicoccoides isolate Atlit2015 ecotype Zavitan chromosome 1B, WEW_v2.0, whole genome shotgun sequence:
- the LOC119305425 gene encoding ethylene-responsive transcription factor ERF026-like: MEQGREGMMGSLCGRRPRAETRHPVYRGVRFRAGKWVSEIRELRKQSRIWLGTYPTPEMAAAAYDAAALALRGAGTALNFPDAARSRPAPASMSADDVRAAAAAAAASAMGSTWAPHRSDQCCGDQLRAGESDRRDDVIGVVDEDDVFEMPRLMVSMAEGLMINPPVLGTAAADSCSAASYYAEIEDEDAVSLWDHS; encoded by the coding sequence ATGGAGCAAGGAAGGGAGGGGATGATGGGGAGCCtgtgcgggaggcggccgagggCGGAGACGCGCCACCCGGTGTACCGCGGCGTGCGGTTCCGGGCGGGCAAGTGGGTGTCGGAGATCCGGGAGCTGCGCAAGCAGAGCAGGATCTGGCTGGGCACCTACCCGACGCCCGAGATGGCCGCGGCGGCGTACGACGCGGCCGCATTGGCCCTGCGTGGCGCGGGGACGGCGCTCAACTTCCCGGACGCGGCCAGGTCGCGCCCGGCGCCGGCGTCCATGTCCGCCGACGATGTCCGCGCTgcggctgccgctgccgccgcgtcCGCGATGGGCAGCACCTGGGCTCCTCATCGGAGCGACCAATGCTGCGGTGATCAGCTGCGTGCAGGCGAGTCGGACCGGCGTGACGACGTAATCGGCGTCGTGGACGAGGACGACGTGTTCGAGATGCCGCGGCTGATGGTGAGCATGGCGGAGGGGTTGATGATCAACCCGCCGGTGCTgggcacggcggcggcggacaGTTGCTCGGCGGCGTCGTACTACGCCGAAATTGAGGATGAGGACGCCGTGAGCTTGTGGGATCACTCTTGA